From one Paenibacillus sp. FSL K6-1330 genomic stretch:
- a CDS encoding ABC transporter ATP-binding protein yields the protein MLKAFTEPFRHPRPKIDLGNNKDGGKGGKPKAKAKNWSATLSRIWAYLARRKGKLALVLLMVMFSSGLALLGPYLLGVGVDKFLDDVRNPDSSIDSAWLYFLVGLAAVYVLQALTTWLHNVWMIGIAQETVYRMRMDLFTHLHRLPIPFYGKRQQGEIMSRLTNDIENVSSTLNSSAIQIFSSALTLIGTLSVMLWLSPLLTLLTFLVVPLMMMGMRWITRRTGPLFKERQRNLGDLNGYIEETLSGQRIIKAFSQEERVVREFDERNQRIRLSGFWAQSISGFIPKLMNGLNNLSFAIVAGIGGIMAIQGHITIGVIIIFESYARQFTRPLNDLANQWNTLLSAIAGAERVFEVLDEEVEAKDEGAAVTLKSVEGAVKFDNVSFSYEKDGDTLEGISFEAKPGEMIALVGPTGAGKTTLIQLLSRFYDPDSGSITLDGRDISSIRRESLRSQMAFVLQDSFLFQGTIRENIRFGRLDATDEEVEEAAKLANAHSFIVRMKDGYDKKLKPDGSGISQGQKQLLAIARAILANPSMLVLDEATSSIDTVTEIKIQEGLQRLMKGRTSFVIAHRLNTIRSADRILVLKDGHLLEQGSHDELLKQGGFYSDLYYGQLKRAAM from the coding sequence ATGCTCAAGGCATTCACTGAACCGTTTCGTCATCCAAGACCGAAGATCGATCTTGGCAACAATAAGGATGGCGGCAAGGGCGGTAAGCCAAAAGCCAAGGCCAAAAACTGGTCGGCTACCCTCTCCAGAATATGGGCTTATCTTGCCCGCCGCAAAGGGAAGCTCGCACTTGTACTGCTGATGGTGATGTTCAGTTCGGGCCTGGCGCTGCTCGGTCCCTATCTGCTCGGCGTCGGGGTGGACAAATTTCTGGATGATGTGCGTAATCCGGACAGCTCCATCGACTCGGCCTGGTTGTATTTTCTCGTTGGCCTGGCCGCCGTCTATGTCCTTCAGGCTTTAACCACCTGGCTGCACAACGTCTGGATGATCGGCATCGCTCAAGAAACGGTGTACCGGATGCGGATGGATCTGTTCACGCATCTGCACAGGCTCCCGATACCGTTCTATGGCAAGCGCCAACAGGGTGAGATCATGAGCCGTCTGACGAACGATATCGAGAACGTGAGCTCAACGCTGAACAGCTCAGCCATTCAAATCTTCTCGAGCGCGCTGACCTTAATCGGTACATTATCCGTCATGTTATGGCTTAGCCCGCTGCTTACGCTACTGACCTTCCTGGTTGTGCCGCTGATGATGATGGGGATGCGCTGGATCACCCGACGGACAGGCCCCTTGTTCAAAGAGCGTCAACGCAACCTGGGGGATCTGAACGGGTATATTGAAGAAACGCTGTCAGGACAGCGGATCATTAAGGCTTTTTCCCAGGAAGAACGGGTTGTCCGCGAATTCGATGAGCGCAATCAACGGATTCGCCTTTCGGGCTTCTGGGCGCAGAGCATCTCAGGCTTTATTCCGAAACTGATGAACGGGCTCAACAACTTGAGCTTTGCGATCGTAGCGGGAATTGGCGGCATCATGGCGATCCAGGGACATATTACGATCGGCGTCATCATTATATTTGAGAGTTACGCGCGACAGTTTACGAGACCGCTGAACGATCTGGCGAACCAATGGAATACGCTGCTGTCAGCCATCGCGGGTGCGGAACGCGTATTCGAAGTGCTGGATGAAGAGGTTGAAGCGAAGGATGAAGGGGCTGCTGTCACGCTGAAAAGCGTGGAGGGTGCGGTGAAGTTCGACAACGTATCGTTTTCTTATGAAAAAGACGGAGACACGCTGGAAGGAATCAGCTTTGAAGCGAAACCCGGCGAGATGATTGCGCTGGTCGGTCCGACCGGTGCAGGGAAAACCACCTTAATTCAGCTTCTATCCCGGTTCTACGATCCGGACAGTGGAAGCATAACCCTCGACGGGCGGGATATTTCTTCGATTCGCAGGGAGAGCCTGCGCTCGCAGATGGCTTTTGTGCTGCAGGATTCCTTCCTTTTCCAGGGCACGATCCGTGAGAATATCCGCTTCGGACGGCTGGATGCCACCGATGAGGAAGTGGAAGAAGCCGCGAAGCTGGCCAATGCCCACTCGTTTATCGTGCGGATGAAGGACGGTTATGACAAGAAACTCAAGCCTGACGGCAGCGGCATCAGCCAAGGCCAGAAGCAGTTGCTTGCGATCGCGAGGGCGATTCTGGCCAACCCTTCCATGCTGGTGCTGGATGAAGCGACAAGCAGCATCGATACGGTAACGGAGATCAAGATCCAGGAAGGATTGCAGCGGTTAATGAAGGGAAGGACGAGCTTCGTGATTGCCCATCGTCTAAATACGATCCGCTCGGCGGACCGCATCCTGGTGCTGAAGGATGGGCACCTGCTGGAACAAGGCTCTCATGATGAACTGCTGAAGCAGGGAGGGTTCTACAGCGACCTGTATTACGGCCAGTTGAAACGAGCGGCTATGTAA
- a CDS encoding MFS transporter, with protein MNEHQQQPPSAEKLIRILAFTMILSSMSATMFNIVLPEISKQFQLSFAQVSWVSSIYMLIYAIGSVIYGKLADTYKLKNLLTFGLLLFFVGSITGLSAQAYWMVLLGRILQAAGAAVIPATAMIIPVRYFPAESRGRALGITATGLAIGSAIGPVVSALIVSVFHWRWLFFIPVLILVTLPLYRKYLGNEQGQGGRIDWLGGGLLAGTVALLLLAVTQGSWIYGLGSFMLFLLFLLRIRSAKEPFVQPRLFSNKSYSVGLMLAIFIVSVGYALPFLTPQLLANINGLAPGWIGFVMVPGAIVTAMLGGRGGKLADTKGTRYLFYIASTLLLVCFALLSTFAGISPFLIALFLIFGNVGQMFMQISLSKTISLLLPKEQTGVGMGLFSLLNFLSGAIATGVYGKAVDLGAGSSWNPLNLFQGASTYSNIYIVLFALQAGVLLLFMLQFGRAGQRKLQVQTPVSK; from the coding sequence ATGAACGAACATCAGCAACAACCACCATCGGCTGAAAAATTAATACGCATTCTGGCTTTTACAATGATTCTCTCATCGATGAGCGCAACCATGTTTAATATCGTACTTCCGGAAATCAGCAAGCAATTCCAGCTTTCCTTTGCCCAAGTCAGTTGGGTATCTTCGATTTACATGCTGATATATGCCATAGGCTCTGTCATATACGGAAAATTGGCTGACACCTATAAACTCAAAAATCTGCTCACCTTCGGTTTGCTCCTCTTCTTTGTCGGTTCCATTACAGGCTTATCGGCACAAGCCTACTGGATGGTCCTGCTGGGCCGGATACTTCAGGCTGCGGGGGCAGCCGTCATTCCGGCAACAGCCATGATCATACCCGTCCGTTACTTCCCGGCAGAAAGCCGGGGCCGCGCGCTTGGCATAACCGCTACCGGACTCGCGATCGGAAGCGCAATTGGGCCGGTGGTCTCGGCTTTGATCGTCAGTGTGTTCCACTGGAGATGGCTCTTCTTCATCCCGGTGTTGATCCTCGTCACCTTGCCCTTGTACCGCAAATATTTGGGCAATGAACAAGGCCAGGGGGGACGGATCGATTGGCTCGGTGGCGGTCTTCTGGCAGGGACGGTTGCGCTGCTGCTCCTTGCGGTGACACAGGGAAGCTGGATATATGGTTTAGGCAGCTTCATGCTGTTCCTGTTATTCCTCCTGCGCATTCGATCGGCTAAAGAGCCTTTTGTTCAGCCCCGTTTATTCAGCAACAAAAGCTACTCAGTCGGACTAATGCTCGCCATATTCATCGTGAGTGTCGGTTACGCCCTGCCCTTTCTAACTCCACAGCTGTTGGCGAATATTAACGGTTTGGCTCCGGGGTGGATCGGATTTGTCATGGTGCCGGGAGCCATCGTCACGGCCATGCTTGGCGGAAGAGGCGGCAAGCTCGCGGATACCAAGGGAACACGTTATCTATTCTATATAGCGTCCACCCTGCTTCTGGTCTGTTTCGCTCTGTTGTCCACCTTCGCGGGCATATCGCCATTCCTCATTGCGCTGTTTCTGATCTTCGGCAATGTGGGGCAAATGTTTATGCAAATCTCGCTCTCCAAGACGATTTCCTTGTTGCTGCCCAAAGAACAAACCGGCGTCGGTATGGGATTGTTCTCTCTGCTCAACTTCCTGTCAGGTGCGATCGCCACAGGGGTATACGGCAAAGCCGTCGATCTTGGCGCCGGAAGTTCCTGGAATCCGCTGAATCTGTTCCAGGGAGCCTCCACCTACAGCAACATCTATATCGTCCTGTTTGCCTTACAAGCTGGAGTTCTCCTGCTGTTTATGCTGCAATTTGGCAGAGCGGGACAGCGTAAGCTGCAGGTTCAAACCCCAGTTTCTAAGTAA
- a CDS encoding LysR family transcriptional regulator translates to MELLQLHYFQTVARMEHMTKAAKELRIAQPALSKTIARLEEDLGVQLFDRQNRQIKLNSFGKAFLKSVDTALSAIEEGKREVSDLAGMERGSIRIATTALSRLSRALGAFRTRYPEVNFRIVQIAPDAMMEMVQMLENGEVDLCFTAAALDEDNIREIPVLHAEVFLAVPHGHRLAGRTSITLQEVAGEAFIEYKAGHPFRKMNEEFCRLAGISRNVVCEVDEPAALASLVSAGLGAAFVPGCKGDEQPSFAMVRIEKPSCYRTFTVAWLERRYLSKAAREFQSFLIEYFGEFQGPMKHRDVI, encoded by the coding sequence GTGGAACTGCTTCAGCTGCATTATTTTCAGACGGTGGCTAGAATGGAGCATATGACCAAAGCTGCAAAGGAACTTCGAATTGCCCAGCCTGCGCTCAGCAAGACGATTGCCCGGTTGGAGGAAGATTTGGGAGTACAACTGTTTGATCGGCAGAATCGCCAAATCAAGCTCAATTCATTCGGAAAGGCTTTTTTGAAAAGCGTAGATACGGCACTTTCGGCCATTGAGGAAGGCAAGAGAGAGGTGTCGGATTTGGCAGGTATGGAGAGGGGAAGCATACGTATTGCAACGACGGCGCTAAGCCGGCTGTCCAGAGCACTGGGTGCTTTCCGCACACGGTATCCTGAAGTGAATTTCCGCATTGTCCAGATTGCGCCCGACGCGATGATGGAGATGGTTCAGATGTTGGAGAACGGAGAGGTCGATTTATGCTTTACCGCAGCAGCATTGGATGAAGACAACATTCGGGAGATCCCGGTCCTCCATGCCGAGGTGTTCTTGGCGGTGCCTCACGGTCATCGATTGGCGGGACGGACCAGCATAACCCTTCAGGAGGTAGCGGGGGAAGCGTTCATCGAATACAAAGCAGGCCACCCGTTTCGAAAAATGAACGAGGAGTTCTGCCGTTTGGCCGGGATTAGCCGGAATGTCGTCTGTGAAGTGGATGAACCTGCAGCTTTGGCCAGCCTCGTATCCGCCGGACTTGGGGCGGCATTTGTACCCGGTTGCAAAGGGGATGAACAGCCGTCCTTCGCGATGGTGCGCATCGAGAAGCCTTCCTGCTACCGCACCTTCACCGTAGCTTGGCTGGAGCGGCGATATCTGTCTAAGGCAGCCAGGGAGTTCCAGTCCTTCCTGATAGAGTATTTCGGCGAGTTTCAGGGGCCGATGAAGCATAGGGACGTGATCTGA
- a CDS encoding ABC-2 family transporter protein: MLYFTLASKAYARNLQYRGAHMVHNIASAMFGFMYACIWIGLGADYALGDYGTQGMVGYIAFTQAALWVSSFVTNGLGIPQAVRTGHISLDLMRPVHLFSHLMAKEWGQIAYQFVYKSIPIYLVYYFAFSLHLPGKASTFLYVAIALAGAAYLSICINYLIGASALWTTESSWLYWGNHAMINLLAGFFIPIEWLPGWLQTLAWWSPYPYLLYVPTRIYLGFDDVSYLWGTLLWCVLLTLASLLATDFLRRKVEVQGG, encoded by the coding sequence ATGCTTTATTTTACATTGGCTTCCAAAGCCTATGCCCGCAATTTGCAGTACCGCGGCGCACACATGGTGCACAATATCGCCAGCGCGATGTTCGGCTTCATGTATGCCTGTATCTGGATCGGTCTCGGTGCGGACTACGCGCTCGGAGATTACGGAACGCAGGGAATGGTCGGTTATATCGCCTTTACGCAAGCTGCGCTCTGGGTTTCCAGTTTCGTCACGAATGGCCTCGGCATTCCCCAAGCCGTGCGAACCGGCCATATTTCTCTGGATTTGATGCGTCCCGTTCACTTGTTCAGTCATTTGATGGCCAAGGAATGGGGGCAAATCGCCTACCAATTCGTTTATAAATCGATCCCGATCTACCTGGTGTATTACTTTGCCTTCTCGCTGCATTTACCCGGAAAAGCATCTACCTTCCTCTATGTTGCCATTGCGCTTGCAGGTGCCGCCTACTTATCGATCTGCATCAACTATCTCATCGGCGCATCCGCATTATGGACAACGGAATCGTCTTGGTTGTATTGGGGCAACCATGCGATGATCAATCTGCTTGCAGGCTTCTTCATTCCGATTGAATGGCTGCCAGGCTGGCTTCAGACGCTGGCATGGTGGTCGCCGTATCCTTATCTGCTCTATGTGCCGACTCGAATTTATCTGGGTTTTGATGACGTTTCCTATCTATGGGGTACGCTCCTATGGTGCGTGCTGCTCACGCTGGCTAGCCTTCTGGCAACAGACTTCCTGAGACGGAAAGTGGAGGTGCAAGGAGGATGA
- a CDS encoding ABC-2 family transporter protein yields the protein MTTRSWLSLYALLIRTSIKSRMQYKFNFILASFLAALIQISEFLMVAIVLYKFGAIQGWSMHEIGYLFAVMTLSKTLYRTFADEVHHLEHYLVNGELDQLLTRPMPVLLALMPQKFRIMLGEVLQGGFLLWWSLHGMMAAGQVGWSAVPQSLYIIVTGAVILFSIGLATATFGFWTTRITELQNITEDAARTAAQYPLTLYPKWMSSILLIVVPVGLVNYIPSLYILRGELGAWVLPALAGAALLCLFLSLKFWQFGLTKYQSTGS from the coding sequence ATGACCACAAGATCCTGGCTATCTCTGTATGCGCTGCTGATCCGTACCAGCATCAAAAGCCGCATGCAGTACAAATTTAATTTTATCCTGGCTTCGTTTCTCGCCGCCTTGATTCAGATTTCCGAATTCCTTATGGTCGCTATCGTGCTCTACAAGTTTGGGGCCATACAGGGATGGTCCATGCATGAAATCGGGTATTTGTTTGCCGTGATGACCTTATCGAAGACGCTCTACCGGACGTTTGCGGATGAAGTGCACCATCTTGAACACTACCTGGTTAACGGTGAGCTTGATCAGTTGCTGACCCGTCCCATGCCGGTACTGCTGGCGCTCATGCCGCAGAAATTCCGGATTATGCTGGGGGAAGTGCTGCAGGGCGGTTTTCTGCTCTGGTGGTCGCTGCATGGCATGATGGCGGCAGGGCAAGTTGGATGGAGCGCGGTGCCGCAATCGCTTTATATTATCGTCACGGGGGCCGTCATCCTGTTCTCAATCGGACTCGCTACCGCAACGTTCGGTTTTTGGACGACCCGTATCACCGAGCTTCAAAATATTACGGAGGACGCTGCCCGGACAGCAGCCCAGTATCCGCTCACGCTGTATCCCAAATGGATGTCGTCGATCCTGCTGATCGTGGTTCCGGTCGGTTTAGTTAATTACATCCCGTCATTATACATACTGCGGGGCGAGCTCGGAGCCTGGGTGCTGCCTGCGTTGGCTGGAGCGGCTCTATTATGCCTTTTCTTAAGTCTGAAATTCTGGCAATTTGGTTTGACCAAATATCAAAGTACAGGGAGCTAA